The window CTTCATTTGTCCTGTTTCTGTGTTTTGAATAGATTTTACACTCTTGTCAAGCAGGAACTGGGGGTGGTTCAGGAGCAGAGTCAGGGCTGTGCTGGGATTTACCAATAAGTGGAGATATTTAGGTCAGGATTTCCAAAAACCTgcattaaaaagcgacggtctgttATCGCGGCCTTTTTGATACTGAATCTGAAAACCcacgcatgcaaataagatcagTGGAGAGCAGCAAAGattgcctacatttgcatgtgcccattgcagAAAAATGCCGTAATGGTGGTTTACAGAAACATATGTTCTTCCTGCACAGCCAGGGTGAAGAGACAGCAGTGCAAGTTTTGGTCAAACACAAACCTGCTCATTTCACTTTGTGCTGAATGTTTCTGATGTGGGACTCCCTGGGATTATTGCTTGCCATTATACATATTGCACTGTGTAGATTTGTTATTCCCAGATTTTTTGAGTGTGTGTGCTATTCTACAGAAGGACGCAGAGGGATTGTAGCCTGGTACTGCTCTTGGCTCATTGTTGCACtgtctttttcttattttcagcTGTGCGTTTCGGACGCATCCCTAAGCGTGAGAAGCAGAGGCTGCTGGATGAAATGCAGAGCTACATGCACAGCTTGAACGAGGCCCCGATGGAAGTAGATGTGGGGCCTGAGACTCCTCCCAGTCCAGATTCTCAAGTGGAGGAGGCAATCAGCGCCATCTCCCACGCTTATCACAAAATTTTTGTGACCGGGCAGGACAACTTGAGCAAGCACAGACCCCAGCACTGTCCGGCCAACAGTTACACCCCTAGCTACACCAATCAGCAGCTGAACAACACCTACAGCTACAACCAATATGACCACAGCTACCCCCAGGAGCATCCAGGAAACATGGACAATGTCCAGTGCATGTTTGGGAATGATACCTACCAGGCACAGCAGGCAGTCTATACTCAGAAGGCCAATCACTACACAGACTTTGAAAATGTGGGTCAGAGGTCATGTCCGTGGAGATCAGCTACCAGCAAAGGCATAGTGAGTAGCACTGGAGAGGTTGATCTGGGTGCAGTTGAGGAAAGGGCTGGTATATGTAGATCCCACTTTGGGGAGGAAATTGGGATGAGCTTCTTGAAGATGTTTTCCTTATGCCACAGATGGCCAGTGAAGCAGAACATTAAATGTTCACTGCActcttcatttactatgttatatcaTGAGCCATCATTTCTCAACCTCTTTATAGCTTAGATCAAATGTGATTTAGGAGTCATAACCTAACATAACTTAAAGATGGTCACTTCTTGGCCCTTTGGCTGAACGGAGAAGCCACATAATATTTGAATGTGGAAGATGGGCTTAATAACACATCATTTGTTCATCCCTATTTAAAACTATTTGTACCTTGAGCTAAATGGGAGGATTAGCTCTCTGCTTAATCAATTAATCAATCCTttagtcaggggtgtccaatgtcggtcctcgagggccgcagtccagtcgggtttttaggatttccccaatgaatatgcattgaaagcagtgcatgcaaatagatctcatgcatattcattggggaaatcctgaaaacccgactggactgcggccctcgaggaccgacattggacacccctactTTAGGTGATTCAGAAATGTTTGTTCAAGGGAGCTTGGCTCTTGGGTAGCAAAGGGTTCTGCAAGGCATGGCTGAGGTATATTGGCAGACTGTGTGGTTTCAGGGGAGTCCACAACAGGGTGTTCCAGATGCCAAAATTGAGGTGCTTTGGCAGAATTATATTTGAGGGATTGTTTAGGGACTGGGATAGTAGGAAAGAGATGATAGGGCTATGTGTGGATTTTGTCAGTGAAACGACAGAGGGTGCTGCAGGTCAGGACATAACAGATCATTGTTTGGTTTTCCCTCTCTCTTGTTAGGCATGCCCACTAAACTTCAGTCCTTACTGCGGCAGCGGGAAGAGCAGCCAGCAAGTGTGGGAGGAGTTCTCCCAGTGCTTCACCCCAGCTGTGAAAGAGGTGGTCGAGTTTGCCAAGAACATTCCAGGCTTCCAGTCGCTTTGTCAGCAGGATCAGGTCATGCTACTCAAGGCTGGAACTTTCCAGGTCAGAATCTACACTCTACTGACAGACAGCAGCACAGTAGCAAGCAATTGAGCATGTGGGCAATCAGGCATGTGTGTGCACATTCACAAATGTGTGAGCAAGAGTGTAAGTCTGTGCAGTCACAGCATTTTTATGGTACAGGGGTCAGCAACATTTTTGGGCATATGATAAAAGAAAATATAAGTCCATTGTACTTATATGAAAGAGCGTCAGACTAGCTGAGCCCAGTTCCCAGCCTGTTCCTTTCAAAGTCATCTTTCTTAGGTCGCATGGTGGAGGGTGTCTCTCAGTAGACCCTCTTttatcttaattttctttcctgatGCGTGTGAGAGTAAAGGCCCCTTTTTAAAGACAGACTGGCATACAGATTCCAGAAATGGTCCAGGTTAGCCCAAAAGCTCAAAGCATACCTGCCATCCTGTTGCCGCTTGTGCTGCTGACACATGGTAGATTTGGGACCAGGGATTTTAGAATTAACTTACacattttcagtagtagctcaagatgagttacattcaggtacacaagaTATTTCCCTGCCACCGGGGTGGAGATGAGAGGGCAGGAGAAGTAAATGTTTTCAGGTGCCACAGTCTAGCTATCCCTGCTATATTCACACTTGTATACAGTCATGCATGTCTGGATGAGCAAGTGTATCTGTGACCATATGCATGTTTCCAAGCATGTATGTACAAGCAATCATACTTGTGGAGCACACAAACATACCTGTGAAGAAGTGTTTGTGTATTCCATCAAATGTGGAGCCTTATATTTTTCAACATCCTACATTTccctctctttcatttgaaagaaaattccagagtgagagggcatgggatggagttaagaggtgataggctcaggagtaatttaaggacataattttttacagaaaggatggcaggtgtgtggaatagtctcctggtagaggtggtagagacaaaaactgtgtttgaattcaggAAAGCGTGagacaggcatgtgagatctcttagggagaggaggagatagtggacactgtggatgggcagacgggatagaccatttggcttttatctgccatcatgtttctttttatctgataactcttagtaaaaaaaaaaaaactatgacACTGGTGTGGTCAGAAATGGCTCCCTCCCTTAAATCCCTGAATCTGGTTAAGAGAATTCTGATACCAACAAACAGATGGTAAGAGTTTCTCTGATGCAGCCTGTCTTTTTTTCTATCTCCTCGTTCAGGTCCTGATGGTGCGCTTTGCCATGCTCTTTCACCCGGAGGAGAAGGCTCTGACTTTTCTGGGCGGTGGCTGCTACCCAATGAGCAGCCTGCGTGGCCTgggcatgggatccctcctggACGCCATGTTGGAGTTCAGTGAGAAGCTGCGTTCACTGCATCTCGATCCCCAGGAGATGGCACTCTTCATGGCAGTCATCTTGGTGTCTGCAGGTGAGTCCTTTGAACCAGGTTTGTTTCAGTCAGGCTGTTCACAAGGACCAaggggctagggttaccatatggctccagaaaaaggaagactgattgagacatccgggttttacttccattgctttcaatggaagtaaaacctggatgtctcaatccatcctccttgttTTTTTGGAGACATATAGTAACCCTAACCAAGGCCAAGTACCCACAGAATGGTGTTGCTGACCCTTTCCGGGCTACAGTGCTTCTAACTGGCCCAAGTTAAGAATTATCTGAAAATAAAGTACCAGATCAGGGTTTCTTAACCTTTTTTTGGTTCCTGCACCTCTTTAACTAAACATTGAAACTCTTTGATCCTTTTAGCGGTTAGCACTGTTAATGGCTAACAGTGATATGTAACTGTTAGTAGTTACTAGTAGACACATAGTTTAGGAAAGGGTTgggtgggacttgatataccgacTTTCTATagttacaatcaaaatggtttatttatatatttcaggtacttattttgaaccctccattgccccaggtacaaaataatataatatataaaatgcAGCAGTTCGCTTACTGAAGAGCCTAACTATTCACAACCCCGTCACCCCAGCTCTGGCAGCtgtacactggctgcccatccGGAAATGCTGCATCTTTAAAGTTCTGACACTAGCTttcaaattctttgacaaaatggTTCCATCCCACACGACCAAGAAACCATCAACCTACATCCCAAACCGACCTCTGCGATCGAAAGGCGAGAGACGACTGTCTAACCCTTTTTCTAGAAAACGCCCACAAACGCGCCTATTCACACTTCCTACCCAGATTATGGAACAAAATCGTGACAACTATTAGATCGCTGGCAGGTttattaaacttcaggaaagtggtaaaaacctacctttttacCTAATTATTGCCCATAAAGTCACTTTCCACCCCTAAACCAACTGTAAAAATCTACTCCTGTAAGAGTTCTTCACAAGTCGATGAAAATACCTTACCATTCAAATTAAAGCTGCAATTAAGGCCCAGTGCATAATTATTTTCAGGTCATCGCTTCCTACTTCATGTGCACATCAGTAGAGTgctttaacaattgcctttctaCTGTACTTAGTTCCTTAAACATGTATTCGATCTTTCATGCTATGTATAGAAATTATCCTACTGTTGCTGTTTATAGTTCCCAAAGCAGATACCCAATCTCTTATGCTGTATATAGAAATTGTCTCACTACTATATGAAAAGGTATgtcaggatataaataaagctattattaagaaTGTACCTACTTTGTCGCTAACTGCTAttatgtggataagtgcaaagtgatgcttgtcggtaacaaaaatcatatgcacgaatacaggatttccggtgctatactcggagagagcccccaggaaagagacttgggagtacttgtagacaagtcaatgaaaccatccgcacaatgtgcggcggcggtgaaaagggcaaacataatgctaggagtgattaagaaggggatcacaaagagatctgaaaaggttatcatgctgttgttttgggccatggtacgcccccacctgaaatactgcatccaacactagtcgccgtacatgaaaaagggcatagtactactcgaaagggtccggagaagagcgacaaaaatggttaagggactggaggagttgccgtacaatgagaggctagagaaactgggcctcttctcccttgaaaagaggagactgagaggggacgtgatccaaacattcaagatattgaagggaattgacttagtagagaaagagagattgttcaccctctccgaggtgaagagCACAAGGGCAGTTAAGTTTTAAAAGTGTCTTGGAACAGATGATACTTTGCTCCTGATCTATCCTTGCCCTTTTCTGGGCTCTGTGTGTAACCTGCAGTGACCATACTTTTCCAGCTACCAAGGTACTATCAAAACCTTCTCCAGCCCCTCCCGATCTGTTTTCCCAAATACGGGATACAGACTATAGAAGTCCATCTGGTATGGGTTACACTGTCCCACTGCTTGAGTTGCCATCAAAACTAACTTCAACCCAGCATCACCTTCACTTCACCACTGCTGGAACTGCCATGAAAGCTAACTCCAGCCAATAGCATtgtaaggagggggggagggtagcCCGCTCCAGGTGCCATCTTTGCaaggcacctctcctccccctccagtGTACTTCTTGAAAtgtcttccacctgctgcttgctcCGTCCTTGGttcctttctgacatcacttcctggtaacaggaccaggatgtgatgttaAAAGGGAGCCAAAGCCGACGCGAGCAGCAGATGGATGATCGCtccagcgaacatttcaagagatacaCATGGGGCAGGGGGAGGCGCTCAAGCGGTGAAGGATAGAGAGGTGTGCAGCGATGCAacctcccttgctatgccactgactccAGCCCAGTataatctgtcttgccatatatgggacacagactgtagaagttcgTCCTGCATAGTTAGAGCTGCCACTTAAGCACTAGTTCTTCGCATCATAAATGAAGTTATAGCTGTTGATCTGTCAAGTTACCAATAATTGTCATCATAATTGCCTTTACTCTATCTAGAAAGTTTCAATAATTTGCCTCAGATTTCAAGACCCTTGTCTGAATCCTATTTGACCCTTGGAGGTGCAGGCACCACTGGTTAGGAACCTCTGTATACTCTATAATCAGTGTCAAATATTGATGTCTTCAAGAGATGTTCTGCATCATTTGCTTTATTTAAATCAATAAAATCCATGCTGATTGGTGATTGACAGTAGTATCTGATTATTTGATCCTTATCCATTGTTATAATTCATATTGATACTCTTTAATTATACCTCATGGCAGTCTttgttctctttctcttctggaCAGATCGCTCTGGGGTCTCTGATGTCGATGCAGTGGAGCACCTCCAGGAGACACTCCTCCGGGCACTGAGGACACTGATAACCCAAAAACACCCTGATGATTCAGCACTTTTCCCCAAACTCTTACTTCGGCTTCCTGACCTGCGAACCCTTAATAATCAGCACTCAGAAAAACTGCTGGCCTTCCGTATTGAGTCCTAAGATGGGCCCCTTTTGGAGAGCATTCTTACTTTTCTCTCCAGCTTCCTAGAGAATTCAGGGAAAAGCAGCAGATGGGATCAGCTGAACAGGGAGCCCTGGCAGAGCCCTTCCTTCAGACGTTGCAGATGTCACTTAATGGGAGGCAAATGGGAGAAAAGATGGCTGCATGGATCACAGGATACGCTGGACTGTTGTGCACACTGGACTTTGGACATGTTGGATTAGCATTTGTAGGTGGCACAAGAACTTTGGAACTGTAACATACCTGTTTAAGGACACACAGATGCTGTACATTACATATGAACCACCATAATTCTGTATATATGTATCAATCCTAAAAAATTTGTACATAAAATTGTGTTGCTCATTCTTGAGTTTCATTGTCTTATGGTGTCTTCCTTTGTAGTTGGTTTACTCACCCCTTTTGAATGGGACTCCAGAAAGATCAGAGTGATGCAGAGGTCTGGGGGGATACACTGTGAGCCAGGATTACACTACAGGTACAAAAGGCATAGGAAACATCCGAGTCGATTTGCAGGTCTAATTTTCAAACAGTCCATGTCTTGCCTAAGGGTACAAGTTTCCTGCAAATTCTAGAAAGGGGAAAAATTGCAGAAAAAACCCAATGCTGTGGAAACAAAAATGATTCAAAATGCTATGGAACATGACTCTTGCATTTAGCACATTCAGGCTCAGCACTGGCCATGGTTTTGTACAGGTTTTCCCCCTTTCTGTGATTACCAATATGGAAAGGGGTTGGAACTAGCACTCATTTAAAATTTATGAGCAGTAGGTCCAATCATCTTCAAGCCCCAGCGACTGCTCACAAGTTTCAAGCGCATGCTAATCCTGACCCCTTTAGGTTGTCTGTTTCCATATGTGACCATCTGTGGAAAAAGGTGGCTAAAGTAGCAGATTCAAAATGTTGAGAGAGACCAATTTTTCATGTCATGGGTTATAAGTAGTCTGCAGAAGTTACATGTTTGAACTTCTgcaccttttttaattttttcacaaaaaaagcatggggtttgaactgtTGTATTACCAATTATTTGCTCCAACAAATTCATTTAAAcctcattttttttgtttctggaaaCTGTAGTCACTTTTTCCTAGAGATGGTTATATATGCCCATAATTTTTTTTGACATAAATACCTCTTATTCCAAGTGATATGATTCAACCACTCTTAACAGCTAtaaatttcataactttactgaagctttgaacctcagaaacaccactcatcGCTCAAATGTTTATAATAGCGATAAGCTTGATGTGTTGTCTCCTCACTGGCCCACTTTTTTTTATCCTAATTGGATTTCAATATTTAAAATGCAAGTTTCAAAGTGCTTAAAAAGTGCATTAAAGTGCTACTAGTCAAATGCTTTTACAtatatactaaggggctcataatcgaaagagaaaaacgtccaaaaactggcctaagttggcacttggacgaacatttctcaaaaacatccaagcgccgataaaccgggttttggacgtatttctaaatgacttaggccctcatagtgccgctcaacgtccaaagctaaacggggcgtttcgggaggcgtgtcgaaggctggagttgggcaggatgtgggccggcttagacttagtcgtacagcatgtataaccaaaagtgatacagcccacgatcgatggaacttggacattgtgacttagactatttgaaacaaggtctaagtcacaaaaacctcctaaactcaccagatatgcactgaaaacacataaaacagacccccacacactaccccagtggtcaccgatcccccccacccccaaaaaaattttaatcacaactttaaaattcagcctccagaccatcatcacctggccgcctggcataggaaagcctagtcggccagcacagaggcagcttaagtcatcttgggggtgggttagggtcccatagagaggaggactcatgcccataagcccctgtaatcaatgcattgatacttaaacatgtgcactgccctatacacccccaaaacccttttttactggcatataagtggcccctgcagccataagggctattggggtggtagataagtgggtctaggggattctggaggtggtttggggggctcaccataacctataagggagctgtagtgaggagaagccatggcaccctgtttgtgcagttcacagcagtgccctgtaaggtaccccactatttaggtgccctgtctgggtgttctgtccatcactttgcatgcccctcccatgtccaatagggcttgttctagatgttttggacttggacggacagttggacgaaaatgtgctttaaagatcAACGTGTTAgaggcttggatgatcagatcttcaggacgtataattggacgattttcgaaagtcaaaagatggacgtctctttcgaaaatgggacttaggctctttttgactttggacgacttgcgaaatggacgtaaatggacttagacgtccctttctattatgcccctccacaggttTTTGACTTATCTCAGTTTTTATGATCGTGGAAACTCGGATCCAACATTTTTCGCGTATTCAACGCTTTATCAAGGATCATTTCCCTAGAAAAGTAAAAAACagattaaatatttaaatatatatatatgttaaaaattattttactatCCTGGCACTTACCACAATCACTCCGTTGTCACCCGACCATTCATTTACAGTGTGTCAAGATGGCGGCAGCTTTCTTCTCTACCTCTTCATACTCCCTTCAGATCAGCTGACCCTTGATGTCATCATTACCAGATATCCAGATCAAAATAGAGAAGCCCCTTTTAAAGCTAAATTCAAACCCCTGGGCACTATAGAATTAATTTTATAAATCCATTTTTCTcaagatgattttaaaaaatgttcatcattaccaccctccctcccttcaattTTATCTATAACACGCCACTGTAAGTCCCCCAATGTATGATTCATACTTATCCAATGCTGGACCAACAGAGCTTGTAAAGACTCCGTAGCAATCCAAGACTTGTGATCTGTCAGCCTAAGTTTCATGGATCTACTTGTCCGGCCAATATATATTAAGGCACAGGGGCAAACAATAGCATAGATGACATTCTTGCTATTACAATCTGTGCATTTGTTAGAGAAGAGAGTCAAATCTCTACCTGGGACTTTCCATGATTCACCCTCTATAGAGAGAGAGCACCATTGAAATCTATAACATCGTTTATGAGAACCTTTACCATGGGTTTGTCTCCTTACCCCAAATTTTTAGAAAATCAAACATTTGGCCTATCTCTCCCTCTAGTATAAGCTATTCTAGGGAAACTCCCCAGAGTCTGGTGAAGTTGTAAGACTGGCTAGTGGGTTCGCATTATTTGAACGGTAGTACACATGTCAGTTCAAAATCTTGATCTGAACTGCATGTTTGTGTCAAAATCAGTTCCCTTTGtgcaaaacaaaaaattaaaacccCTGGTACAAAGGATGTGCAGCATCAAAATTATAGAATGCAAATTGACACACATTTGTTATGCCGAATCAAAATATGGCCTTGGggtggatttagctcacacctttttgaGAAGCTCAAAGTGAGTTATATGGTAGAGAGGATGTTTTCCTGTACCTAGAGgatttgtatctgaggcaatggagagttaagtgggATTTCAACCTTGCCCTCCTGGTTCTTAGCCTGGTGCTCTAACCAATTTGGCCTTGTGTTTGGTACAGGTCAGTTAGGGTACATAGAAAGTAGAAAAGAAAGGGGGTAACTTTTATTATCTGTACAGGTTCTCCTTCAAGTGCTTTTGGTTATGTGTGGGGTTATGTTTATTGGCACTTGATATACTGCTGTATCTTGGAGAAGTTCAGGACATTATACTAAGTggcttacccagagtcacaaggaacaacactcggattgaacccacaacctcaggatactaagacagcaactctaaccactaggtctaGACTTAATAGCTCAGTTGAAGTATATAGAAGTAAATGAGCCTTGAGGTCATCTCCAGTCATAGGAACTGCACGTGTACAGAAATTAAGGCAGATAAGACTATGCACATCTCGTCCAGTCTACCCAGCCACCTCTCACTCTCCTTCACTAGGAGGTTATTCtgtgcataaaaacataagaattgccatactgggacagatcgaaagtccatcaagcccagtatcctgtttccaacactggctaaccaggtcccaagtacctggctagatctcaagtagattttatgctgcttatcctagcaataagcagtggatttccccaagccatctcaataatggcctatggacttctcttttaggaaactatccaagccttttttaaaccctgctaagttaactgatttttcaccacattatctggcaacgaattccagagtttaattatatgttgtgtaaagaaatattttttctggtttgttttaaatctactacttagtagcttcattgaatgcccccctagtcctagtatttttggaaagagtgaacaagtgtttcatatctaccctttccactccactcggtattttatagacctctgtcatatcacccctgagctgtctcttctccaagctgaagaggcttagccgctttagccttttctcatagggaagtcatcccaaatcTTTTGTCATTTTcgttacccttctctgtaccttttctaattccgctaaatcttgttgagatacggcgaccagaactgcacacagtattcaagttgcagctataccatagagcgatacaagggtacTCTTTTCCTAATGGAATATTGTCTTAAATTACTCTGATTCTACCCTATTTCACCCTCATCCCTTgacccccctcattccagagttccAGCTGTATTTTTTAGTAAAGCCTCTGTAGGGTAGCATTAGTTTCTGCTGAAAAGCTGGAATATCACTAGAGTCTGATTCCCTGTCAGCATGTAAAAACTTAAGGGGAAAttctaagttaattgaagaatgccattagaaatggcaaaaaaatgaTGAGGTTGaagcgcctaaataaaaggtgccagaattgcacttatataggcactttaggctgctgaactccaaagtaggcgtggccaacgccggaagtggcattagacagCCTACACCTAAGTAGGCACGATTCACACAAAgataagcaccagaaatgtaggcacggaaaaccctggcctacatttccggtgcctatcttttccATAGGCGCGATTCTGAAACTGGCACCAATGTGTGATATTGGCGCCAGTTACAAAATCTGACCCTAAGGGTTCAATTTTCAAAGCGATTTAAACAACCAGAAACAGCTCATGGCTATTTAAATTGCCTGTTCAGGCCTAAGTAGTgctattgaaaatgcctggtttaTCAGCCAAGCTCAGACTTACTGTTCTGGGGGTGGAGTCAGTACTGAACCAGCTATAATAACCACATAAACAGGACCACTTAAAACACAGTTCTATTCTATATGGCTCTTCTTAGCCGGTTAAATTCAGAATATTGCACTTAAATGTCTATGTTTTAGCCAGCTGCAATTTTTTTCACAACTCCGTACCCTCCCAGCCTCTGGACCCTTCCAAAGTTCCACACCATCACATTCCACAGCTTGCAGCAGAGATTTCTCTTCTGCTCCTCAACAAGGGCCATCGAGCAGGTTCCAAGTGCTCGAGCGactcagggattctactcccagtTTTTCCTTATCCCCAAGAAAACACAAGGTCTTTGTCCCATTCTCGACCTCAGGTCCCTCAATGCCTGCCTAAAGAAAGAGAAGTTCAGGATGATTTCTCTTCTAGTAATTCTTCCTCTCTTACAACAATATGACTAGTTAGCTGCCTTAGACCTCAAGGAcgcatacactcacattccaattcatccttcCCACTGGCACTTCCTTCGCTTCACCGAGAGTATTCACAAAGTGCCTAGCAGTGGAAGCAGCTCATCTGCGAAAGCAACACCACTGAGCTTTGCCACCAGATGTAAAACTAGGTACTTGCTGCTCCACATCTCCTCTGGCACCTGCCACTAGTGCCGGgaatattgtttattgtttactgAAAGCTACTATaccactgctaatgactgggggagtcaattcagagtggtttat is drawn from Geotrypetes seraphini chromosome 3, aGeoSer1.1, whole genome shotgun sequence and contains these coding sequences:
- the LOC117358247 gene encoding nuclear receptor subfamily 1 group D member 2-like isoform X2, with protein sequence MAPIEFRVLNPRGASSPVSPKAAFQFPERAVRYPSKGQSPPSQGRSTGAKPNSVMGTFTKTGGMVLLCKVCGDIASGFHYGVHACEGCKGFFRRSIQQNIHYKMCMKNENCLIMRMNRNRCQHCRFKKCLSVGMSRDAVRFGRIPKREKQRLLDEMQSYMHSLNEAPMEVDVGPETPPSPDSQVEEAISAISHAYHKIFVTGQDNLSKHRPQHCPANSYTPSYTNQQLNNTYSYNQYDHSYPQEHPGNMDNVQCMFGNDTYQAQQAVYTQKANHYTDFENVGQRSCPWRSATSKGIACPLNFSPYCGSGKSSQQVWEEFSQCFTPAVKEVVEFAKNIPGFQSLCQQDQVMLLKAGTFQVLMVRFAMLFHPEEKALTFLGGGCYPMSSLRGLGMGSLLDAMLEFSEKLRSLHLDPQEMALFMAVILVSADRSGVSDVDAVEHLQETLLRALRTLITQKHPDDSALFPKLLLRLPDLRTLNNQHSEKLLAFRIES
- the LOC117358247 gene encoding nuclear receptor subfamily 1 group D member 2-like isoform X1, with the translated sequence MDNSGGVILYVGSTASSAPSPDSPSSGDLAPSPSSLPSSPEEMAPIEFRVLNPRGASSPVSPKAAFQFPERAVRYPSKGQSPPSQGRSTGAKPNSVMGTFTKTGGMVLLCKVCGDIASGFHYGVHACEGCKGFFRRSIQQNIHYKMCMKNENCLIMRMNRNRCQHCRFKKCLSVGMSRDAVRFGRIPKREKQRLLDEMQSYMHSLNEAPMEVDVGPETPPSPDSQVEEAISAISHAYHKIFVTGQDNLSKHRPQHCPANSYTPSYTNQQLNNTYSYNQYDHSYPQEHPGNMDNVQCMFGNDTYQAQQAVYTQKANHYTDFENVGQRSCPWRSATSKGIACPLNFSPYCGSGKSSQQVWEEFSQCFTPAVKEVVEFAKNIPGFQSLCQQDQVMLLKAGTFQVLMVRFAMLFHPEEKALTFLGGGCYPMSSLRGLGMGSLLDAMLEFSEKLRSLHLDPQEMALFMAVILVSADRSGVSDVDAVEHLQETLLRALRTLITQKHPDDSALFPKLLLRLPDLRTLNNQHSEKLLAFRIES